A DNA window from Microcystis aeruginosa NIES-843 contains the following coding sequences:
- a CDS encoding cadmium resistance transporter: MTTMITAISTAIAAFIATNLDDILILTILFAQVNKLFRRRHIVIGQYLGFILLILASLTGFFGSFLIPAQWIRFLGLLPVIVGIRTLWQREETETDNNVEVAVESAPSSPLLAWFSPQTGAVAAITIANGSDNIGIYLPLFASNTWPNLVTIVSVFLILVGVWCFTAHQLTKLPAIANLITSHGSHFVPCVLIGLGVFIIKESLPLAFLALSLSYGWALLQQQAESI, from the coding sequence ATGACTACCATGATTACTGCCATATCCACAGCAATAGCGGCCTTTATTGCCACCAATCTCGATGACATCCTGATTTTGACGATTCTTTTCGCCCAGGTCAATAAACTTTTTCGCCGTCGTCATATCGTTATCGGTCAGTATTTAGGCTTTATACTGCTTATTTTGGCGAGTTTAACTGGCTTTTTCGGGAGTTTCTTGATTCCGGCTCAGTGGATTCGTTTTCTCGGTCTTTTGCCGGTGATTGTCGGGATTCGGACTCTCTGGCAGCGAGAAGAAACCGAGACGGATAATAATGTGGAGGTGGCTGTAGAATCAGCACCGTCTTCTCCTTTGCTGGCCTGGTTTTCCCCTCAAACCGGTGCTGTGGCGGCAATTACCATCGCCAATGGTAGTGATAATATCGGCATTTATCTGCCGCTGTTTGCTAGTAATACCTGGCCAAATTTAGTCACTATCGTCAGCGTTTTTCTGATCTTGGTGGGTGTTTGGTGTTTTACTGCTCATCAGTTGACTAAATTACCGGCGATCGCTAATTTAATTACCAGTCACGGCAGCCACTTTGTCCCCTGTGTGTTGATCGGTTTGGGTGTGTTTATAATCAAGGAAAGTCTTCCCCTGGCTTTCTTGGCCCTATCCTTAAGCTATGGATGGGCGCTTCTCCAGCAGCAAGCAGAATCTATTTAG
- a CDS encoding LysR substrate-binding domain-containing protein, with amino-acid sequence MARMTLDQLEIFLATAEHLHFTKAAEALYITQPAVSAAIASLESEYGVKLFHRVGRHIEITETGRLLQLEAQRILTQVTLTERGLAEFNDLQRGELQLGSSLTIGNYWLPAKISDFQERYPAIKINCTLANTEEICLGTANGRFDLALIEGEVKSDLTHCLEQEIVGSDRLLIIVGRSHPWYKREAIELPELVETPWVMRESGSGTQQRFEEALQNWGIDLRTLKVTLLLNTGEMVKAIIENSSAAAGISELMVQKELELGTLRSIRVIDTSGLYPRYLEFTRPFLKIKHRQRFQPRVCQVFEQML; translated from the coding sequence ATGGCCAGAATGACCCTAGATCAACTGGAAATCTTTCTAGCGACTGCCGAACATCTCCACTTCACCAAAGCAGCAGAAGCTTTATATATCACCCAACCGGCCGTCAGTGCCGCCATTGCCTCTCTAGAAAGTGAATACGGGGTGAAATTATTCCACCGCGTCGGTCGTCACATCGAGATCACGGAAACAGGACGTTTATTGCAATTAGAAGCGCAACGCATTCTCACCCAGGTGACTTTGACAGAAAGGGGATTAGCGGAATTCAACGACTTGCAACGGGGAGAACTACAATTAGGATCGAGTTTGACTATTGGTAACTATTGGCTGCCGGCAAAAATTAGCGATTTTCAGGAGCGCTATCCGGCAATTAAGATCAATTGCACCCTAGCTAATACGGAAGAAATCTGTCTGGGTACGGCTAACGGACGTTTTGACCTAGCATTAATCGAGGGAGAAGTCAAGAGTGATTTAACACATTGTTTAGAACAGGAGATCGTCGGCAGCGATCGCCTATTAATTATTGTCGGACGTTCTCATCCCTGGTATAAAAGAGAGGCGATCGAATTACCCGAATTAGTGGAAACCCCTTGGGTAATGCGAGAATCGGGATCGGGAACTCAACAAAGATTCGAGGAAGCGTTACAGAATTGGGGCATCGATTTACGGACATTAAAGGTGACTTTGCTGTTAAATACGGGAGAAATGGTGAAAGCAATCATCGAGAATAGTTCGGCAGCTGCCGGGATTTCCGAATTGATGGTTCAAAAGGAATTAGAATTAGGCACATTGCGATCGATTCGAGTCATCGATACTTCCGGTTTATACCCTCGTTATCTCGAATTTACGCGCCCTTTTTTAAAAATAAAACACCGTCAGCGCTTTCAACCCCGCGTCTGTCAAGTTTTCGAGCAGATGTTGTAA
- a CDS encoding phosphatidylserine decarboxylase has protein sequence MNTNHNQSYGRLKWKAVSAREAQHLNEQGVSSSIPQGPKFLKELPPDSAVYEPKQPITKKLKKLIDDYAYGGAFQSAIWTVRQQRIPELDRIHNLYQFYYYIDALVTWIPGLRVWEWQGDIYHERTDYLHLTQFYYYFNQPELVSLQSPIAPFTGEDLTPLSLWLREFAVEWGEFLDTPESANHLVTYKFGPEYTYQDYNGGENGIENYKTFNEWFSRTFKDIDRQRPVAQPDDPRIIVFPAESTFVGQWTITTPAGEPMPAQSSIVVKHVEWPIPELLKGSEYAQDFEGGILVHSFLNVFDYHRQHAPAAGRIIEAKFIPGQVYLDVQLDLLDAEGRADENSSLANVAMPHRYLDAQDATDYQFVQCRGLFVLETAIGKIAVLPIGMAQVSSVVFVKPGTQELIRLTQQEKKGRSYDEQVALINEKVRQEVVGKTVSKGEMISTFLFGGSDIVMVFERQSNVNITATVNVHYPVRSQYAYSNIAKLLSF, from the coding sequence ATGAACACAAATCACAACCAGAGTTATGGCCGGTTGAAATGGAAAGCGGTGTCGGCGCGGGAGGCCCAGCACCTGAACGAGCAGGGAGTTTCATCGTCAATCCCCCAGGGGCCGAAATTCCTTAAAGAGCTACCCCCCGATAGCGCAGTGTACGAGCCGAAGCAGCCGATCACAAAGAAACTTAAAAAGCTCATCGACGATTACGCCTATGGGGGAGCCTTCCAGAGCGCGATCTGGACAGTAAGACAACAGCGCATCCCCGAACTCGATCGGATACACAACCTCTACCAATTTTACTATTACATCGATGCCCTGGTAACGTGGATCCCCGGGTTGCGGGTCTGGGAATGGCAGGGCGACATTTACCATGAACGCACAGATTATCTGCACCTGACGCAGTTCTATTACTACTTCAACCAACCCGAACTCGTCTCCCTGCAAAGCCCCATCGCTCCCTTTACCGGCGAGGATCTAACACCGCTATCCCTCTGGCTTCGGGAATTTGCGGTCGAATGGGGCGAATTTCTCGACACACCCGAATCGGCCAACCATCTCGTAACCTATAAGTTCGGGCCGGAATATACCTACCAGGACTACAATGGGGGCGAAAACGGGATCGAGAACTACAAGACATTCAACGAGTGGTTTTCCAGAACTTTCAAGGATATCGATCGACAGCGCCCAGTCGCCCAGCCAGACGATCCTCGGATTATTGTCTTCCCAGCCGAGTCCACTTTCGTCGGCCAATGGACTATCACCACTCCGGCGGGCGAGCCGATGCCCGCACAGTCCTCAATCGTGGTCAAGCACGTCGAATGGCCTATCCCAGAACTGTTAAAGGGTTCCGAGTATGCCCAGGATTTCGAGGGCGGCATTCTCGTCCACAGCTTTCTCAATGTCTTCGACTATCACCGGCAGCACGCCCCGGCAGCGGGCAGGATAATTGAGGCTAAATTTATCCCAGGACAGGTTTACCTGGATGTCCAACTTGACCTACTCGATGCTGAGGGACGTGCCGATGAAAACTCATCCTTGGCCAACGTGGCCATGCCGCACCGTTATCTGGATGCACAGGATGCCACAGACTATCAGTTTGTGCAGTGCCGTGGGCTTTTTGTCCTGGAAACCGCTATCGGCAAGATCGCCGTACTGCCCATTGGAATGGCACAAGTATCCTCCGTTGTCTTCGTCAAACCAGGGACGCAGGAACTTATCCGTCTTACCCAACAGGAAAAGAAGGGGCGATCTTATGATGAGCAGGTGGCACTGATCAACGAGAAGGTGCGCCAGGAGGTGGTGGGAAAAACGGTGTCGAAGGGCGAGATGATCTCGACTTTCCTCTTCGGCGGCTCCGACATCGTGATGGTATTCGAGCGTCAGTCCAACGTCAACATCACGGCTACGGTAAATGTTCACTATCCGGTGCGGAGTCAGTACGCCTATTCAAATATCGCCAAACTGCTGTCGTTTTGA
- a CDS encoding DUF29 domain-containing protein, with translation MKDQANSLYESDFYGWTELQAKALANRQVEALDWQNLREEIISLGKQEYRELVSRLTVLVGHLLKWEYQPDKRSRSWFLTIREQRRGIRRHLEGNPSLKSRIPTALSDAFEAGVDLALRETDLPIRTFPSHCPFTFENIMADHFLCDTSQDWP, from the coding sequence ATGAAAGATCAAGCGAATTCCCTGTATGAATCCGACTTCTATGGGTGGACAGAGCTACAAGCGAAAGCTCTGGCCAACCGACAGGTAGAAGCTCTGGACTGGCAAAACTTACGGGAGGAAATCATTTCCTTGGGTAAACAAGAATATCGAGAACTGGTGAGCCGTCTAACCGTTTTGGTAGGACATCTTCTCAAATGGGAATATCAGCCAGATAAACGTTCTCGCAGCTGGTTTTTGACGATTAGAGAACAGAGACGAGGGATCAGACGGCATCTAGAGGGCAATCCTAGTTTAAAATCCCGGATACCGACGGCTTTATCCGATGCTTTCGAGGCCGGAGTGGATTTGGCTTTACGCGAGACGGATTTACCGATACGGACTTTTCCCTCTCACTGTCCCTTCACCTTCGAGAACATCATGGCCGACCATTTCCTCTGCGATACGAGTCAGGATTGGCCGTAA
- a CDS encoding Eco57I restriction-modification methylase domain-containing protein, with protein MSGQTGNKPLFSQHYLEHRLPDSGEWQEDVSVAFGRLESLYQQKKAILPTLNEAQTEAELIQPILEILGFSYIPQVSSRGKGRSERPDYALFATENDRYQAYALQNNERAFYSQVLAIAEAKYWQRSLSDVSKNDQRDIWKNSNPSFQITNYLTGTGVDWGILTNGREWRLYYRQASSTATEFYLVDLMELLEGGDRQKFPYFWLFFRQEAFIKDIHGQNFLERVREGSTTYATRVGNELKELVFDRIFPDISQGFVSLNTDIQPDLLYEASLSLLYKLLFLLYAEARDLLPVRGDYRDYSLLQKTREIAVKIDRQQAFSGTSTGIYDALLSLFRIVDRGDANLAVPRYNGGLFDMEEGRVNCFLGQYKLSDAVLAPILDKLARFEGQPIDYSFLGVRQLGSIYEGLLEYRIVIEGESVHLENDRGERKATGSYYTPDYIVKYIVSHTLKPILEQRARQFGDVMTEIATRRQESSDRRLGNLSQQGLEKELQRLEKKAITTLLDLKLCDPAMGSGHFLVEAVDYLTDELIQILNLYPEDNPVLTMLETTRQNIIDNLRQQGIILDSPTLEPTQLLQRVVMKRCIYGVDINPMAVELAKVSLWLHSFTVGAPLSFLDHHLRCGNSLIGTTAKDAEAAMIEEESGQLTLLTGPFVGLLRAAEIMRGISTLSDATFAEVEASEQLFRDFDSQAKPYKRLLDVFLSRFFGVKTAIEFLQRYGGNISAINWDKLPRSDQGILDQAASLYKSKRFFHWDLEFPEVFIDLDSASWKDNPGFDAVIGNPPYVRQEGLKDIKPFLKENYQSFHGVADLYVYFVEMGLLSLQQGGHLGLIISNKFMRANYGTKLRQFLTQQTTIKEIIDFGELPVFSEAATFPSILLIENNIVGQQNVLISKIKSLKFNSLIDVINDLSYYVCENSLSVEGWSLAKNQIATIVEKLQKKAVFLSEYVNNQIYRGIITGCNEAFLIDQYTRSKLIESDPKSAEIIKPLVVGDDIRKYEINYQENFLIFTRRGININEYPTIKKHLEKFKSKLEPKPELHSGSWQGRKAGNYKWYEIQDTVDYWTFFEHPKIIYPVIASSSRFMLDNQGYFPNDKCFIIPCSDFYLLALLNSKLLFNVTKLMVSVLGDEDAGGRLELRSIHLQNIPIRKISFNTKSDRRQQCLEKLIKSYQEKQEILKEIEEHIRREETDIVHDILAYLAEQMIEINREKQKEIKSFLRYLERIIGSAIDNLTNKSKIQNYLGDYQKSEPHLSLDQLWEILKKNKKKITVNLLDRQIQETLEKEYQTSLDKLLPLKQQLSATDELIDIIVYKLYGLSEEEIKIIEGRE; from the coding sequence ATGTCAGGACAAACGGGCAATAAACCACTTTTTTCTCAACACTATCTTGAGCATCGGCTGCCGGATTCTGGGGAATGGCAAGAGGATGTATCGGTGGCATTTGGCCGCTTAGAGAGTCTTTATCAACAAAAAAAGGCGATTTTGCCGACTCTTAACGAAGCGCAAACGGAAGCAGAATTAATACAACCGATTCTAGAAATTCTCGGTTTTAGTTATATACCGCAGGTAAGCAGTAGGGGAAAAGGAAGGTCAGAAAGGCCAGATTATGCCCTATTTGCCACAGAAAATGACCGTTATCAAGCCTATGCTCTCCAGAATAATGAAAGAGCCTTTTATAGTCAAGTTTTAGCGATCGCTGAGGCCAAATACTGGCAACGTTCTCTTAGTGACGTTTCTAAGAATGATCAGCGAGATATCTGGAAAAATAGTAATCCTTCCTTTCAGATCACCAATTATCTGACGGGGACGGGAGTAGATTGGGGTATTCTCACTAATGGTCGAGAATGGCGCTTATATTATCGTCAAGCGTCCTCCACAGCCACGGAATTTTATCTAGTGGACTTGATGGAACTATTAGAAGGGGGAGACCGGCAAAAATTTCCGTATTTCTGGTTATTTTTCCGTCAAGAGGCTTTTATTAAGGATATTCACGGTCAGAATTTCCTTGAACGCGTCCGGGAGGGGAGTACCACCTATGCCACCAGAGTGGGTAACGAGTTAAAAGAGTTAGTCTTCGATCGCATTTTTCCCGATATTTCTCAAGGTTTTGTATCATTAAATACAGACATACAGCCAGATTTATTGTATGAGGCGAGTTTATCCTTGCTGTATAAATTATTATTTCTGCTCTACGCAGAAGCGCGGGACTTGCTGCCGGTGAGGGGAGACTATCGTGATTACAGCTTATTGCAAAAGACGCGAGAAATTGCCGTTAAAATCGATCGTCAGCAGGCCTTTAGTGGCACCTCGACGGGAATATACGATGCTCTCCTCAGTTTATTTCGCATTGTCGATCGAGGGGATGCTAATTTAGCCGTACCTCGTTACAACGGGGGTTTATTTGACATGGAAGAAGGCCGGGTGAATTGTTTTCTCGGTCAATATAAGTTATCCGATGCGGTTTTAGCGCCCATTTTAGACAAGTTAGCACGTTTTGAGGGACAGCCGATCGACTATAGTTTTTTAGGTGTGCGACAGTTAGGATCAATTTACGAGGGATTACTGGAATATCGCATCGTGATTGAGGGGGAATCGGTGCATCTGGAAAATGATCGGGGAGAAAGAAAAGCCACCGGTTCCTATTACACTCCCGATTATATTGTTAAATATATTGTCAGTCATACCCTCAAACCAATTTTAGAGCAAAGAGCGCGACAGTTCGGGGATGTGATGACAGAAATCGCCACCCGAAGACAAGAAAGCAGCGATAGACGTTTAGGAAATCTCAGTCAGCAGGGATTAGAAAAAGAGCTACAACGCTTAGAAAAAAAAGCGATCACCACCTTACTTGATCTTAAACTCTGTGACCCCGCCATGGGAAGCGGACATTTTTTAGTAGAAGCAGTGGACTATCTCACCGATGAGTTAATCCAAATTCTCAATCTTTATCCCGAAGATAATCCCGTTTTAACCATGTTGGAAACCACCCGACAAAATATTATCGACAATCTCCGACAACAGGGAATTATTCTCGATTCTCCCACCCTTGAACCCACGCAATTATTACAGAGAGTGGTGATGAAGCGCTGTATTTATGGGGTGGATATCAATCCGATGGCTGTAGAATTGGCCAAAGTTAGTCTCTGGTTACATTCTTTCACAGTGGGCGCACCTTTGAGTTTTTTGGATCATCATTTGCGTTGTGGGAACTCTCTGATCGGAACTACCGCTAAGGACGCAGAAGCCGCTATGATCGAGGAAGAAAGTGGTCAATTAACTCTTTTAACTGGCCCTTTTGTTGGGTTACTTCGGGCCGCGGAAATTATGCGGGGAATTAGTACCCTCAGCGATGCGACTTTTGCCGAAGTGGAAGCAAGTGAACAGTTATTCCGTGATTTTGATAGTCAAGCTAAACCCTACAAGCGTTTATTAGATGTTTTCCTTTCTCGCTTTTTTGGGGTTAAAACTGCTATCGAGTTTCTGCAGCGCTACGGTGGCAATATATCGGCAATTAATTGGGATAAGTTACCCCGTTCAGATCAAGGAATTTTAGACCAGGCAGCTAGTTTATATAAAAGTAAGCGCTTTTTTCATTGGGATCTGGAATTTCCTGAAGTTTTTATCGATCTTGATTCCGCTTCTTGGAAAGATAACCCCGGTTTTGATGCAGTAATCGGTAATCCTCCTTATGTTCGACAAGAAGGATTAAAAGATATTAAACCCTTTCTAAAAGAAAATTATCAATCTTTTCATGGAGTTGCCGATTTATACGTTTATTTTGTCGAAATGGGGTTACTATCCTTACAGCAAGGAGGTCACTTGGGTTTGATTATATCAAATAAATTTATGCGTGCTAATTATGGAACGAAATTAAGACAATTTCTAACCCAGCAAACAACTATAAAAGAAATTATCGATTTTGGAGAATTGCCTGTTTTTTCGGAAGCGGCAACTTTTCCATCTATTCTACTGATTGAAAATAATATTGTAGGTCAACAAAATGTTTTAATATCAAAGATTAAGTCTCTCAAATTCAATAGTTTAATTGATGTGATTAATGATCTGTCATATTATGTATGTGAAAATAGCTTGTCTGTGGAAGGTTGGTCGTTAGCTAAAAATCAGATTGCTACAATTGTCGAAAAATTACAAAAAAAAGCTGTTTTTCTGAGTGAATATGTAAACAATCAGATTTATCGTGGAATAATAACAGGATGTAACGAAGCATTTCTTATTGATCAATATACCCGTAGTAAATTAATTGAATCTGATCCAAAGTCAGCAGAAATAATTAAACCGTTAGTAGTAGGTGACGACATTAGAAAATATGAAATTAATTATCAAGAAAATTTTTTGATATTTACTCGGCGTGGTATTAACATTAATGAATATCCAACTATCAAAAAACATTTAGAAAAATTTAAAAGTAAATTAGAACCTAAACCAGAACTACATTCAGGAAGTTGGCAAGGAAGAAAAGCTGGTAATTATAAGTGGTATGAGATACAAGACACTGTAGATTATTGGACTTTTTTTGAGCATCCTAAAATTATATATCCTGTTATTGCAAGTTCCTCTCGTTTCATGCTTGATAATCAAGGTTATTTTCCCAATGATAAATGTTTTATTATCCCTTGTTCTGATTTTTATCTTCTTGCTTTGCTTAACTCAAAGTTGCTTTTTAATGTTACTAAACTCATGGTTTCTGTTTTAGGTGATGAGGATGCTGGAGGTAGACTTGAACTTAGATCGATACATTTACAAAATATCCCCATCCGAAAAATATCTTTTAACACCAAAAGCGATCGCCGTCAACAGTGTTTAGAGAAACTTATCAAAAGTTATCAAGAAAAGCAAGAGATATTAAAAGAAATCGAGGAACATATTAGGAGAGAGGAAACCGATATAGTCCATGATATTCTGGCCTACTTAGCAGAACAGATGATCGAGATAAATCGGGAAAAACAAAAAGAAATCAAAAGCTTTTTAAGATATTTAGAGAGAATAATCGGCAGTGCGATCGATAATTTAACCAACAAATCAAAAATCCAAAACTATCTCGGTGACTACCAAAAAAGCGAACCTCATCTTAGCTTGGATCAACTGTGGGAGATACTGAAAAAGAACAAAAAGAAAATTACCGTTAACTTACTTGATCGTCAAATACAGGAAACCCTAGAAAAAGAATATCAAACCAGTCTAGATAAACTTTTGCCCCTAAAACAACAATTAAGCGCCACCGATGAATTGATCGATATAATTGTTTATAAACTCTATGGATTAAGCGAGGAAGAAATTAAAATTATTGAAGGGAGAGAGTGA
- a CDS encoding IS1634 family transposase: MNQSTEIEVKNLDHLGLVAGIIDEIGIVEIINEQVSIERGEIVTAGQVVKAIILNGLGFVSRALYLFPQFFEDKATEHLLGEGIEAKHLNDDKIGRVMDKLYQLDVSGIFLLISLAAVKKFGVATENSHLDSTSLSVEGEYKKEYPTVEILKSGAVGEEIETRQQPIKITYGYSRDRRPDLKQFMIDLIVSGDGDVPLFLKVGDGNEADKAVFGQIAREFKKQVDFDSLIVGDSALYSKENLKLMKEMRWLSRVPLSIKEAQELVDSISEKELTDSEIPGYSWRETSSNYGGIEQRWLLVESQARQESDLKKLEKKIEQEKNSAQEKIRQLSRREFENRAVALAIAKGLSDSLKSHQLTEIKVNLIPPESQGSKLKSKDDLPSQSYQVQAKLELNLAAIERLKKRAGRFVLATNDLEKQRLSSEDILKKYKGQQAPERGFSFLKDPCFFAHSVFLKSPHRIEVMAMLMGLCLLVYTIGQRQLRLSLKQQETGLKNPLGKLTDRPTLRWIFQCFQGIHLVRIQDNQKISNLTDERRNILRFFPKPCQEYYLLS, encoded by the coding sequence ATGAATCAATCAACAGAAATTGAAGTCAAAAATCTAGACCATCTGGGATTAGTAGCCGGAATTATCGATGAAATAGGAATCGTTGAAATTATCAACGAACAAGTCTCAATTGAGCGAGGAGAAATTGTCACAGCGGGGCAAGTCGTGAAAGCAATTATCCTGAATGGATTGGGATTTGTCTCCCGAGCCTTGTATTTATTTCCTCAATTTTTTGAAGATAAAGCAACCGAACATCTGCTGGGAGAAGGCATCGAAGCAAAACACCTGAATGATGATAAAATTGGTCGAGTAATGGACAAACTTTATCAACTGGATGTTTCGGGTATTTTCCTACTCATCAGTTTAGCCGCCGTGAAAAAATTTGGTGTAGCAACCGAGAACTCCCATTTAGATTCGACTTCTCTATCAGTAGAAGGAGAATATAAAAAGGAATACCCAACAGTAGAAATCCTGAAATCAGGAGCAGTGGGAGAAGAAATTGAAACCAGACAACAGCCAATAAAAATTACCTACGGATACTCCCGCGACCGAAGACCTGACTTAAAACAATTTATGATTGACTTAATCGTAAGTGGGGATGGAGATGTACCTTTATTCCTGAAAGTAGGGGACGGAAATGAAGCGGACAAAGCGGTTTTTGGTCAAATCGCCCGAGAATTTAAAAAACAAGTTGACTTTGACAGTTTAATAGTCGGCGATAGCGCCCTCTATAGCAAAGAGAATTTAAAACTAATGAAAGAAATGCGTTGGTTGTCTCGAGTACCATTAAGCATTAAAGAGGCTCAAGAGTTAGTCGATAGCATCTCAGAAAAAGAGTTAACCGATTCAGAAATACCGGGTTATTCCTGGCGGGAAACAAGCTCTAACTATGGGGGTATAGAACAAAGATGGTTGCTAGTTGAAAGTCAAGCTAGACAAGAATCAGACTTGAAAAAATTAGAGAAAAAAATCGAGCAAGAAAAGAATTCTGCCCAAGAAAAAATCCGGCAACTATCCCGAAGAGAATTTGAGAATAGAGCGGTGGCGTTGGCGATAGCCAAAGGATTATCTGACTCCTTAAAATCTCATCAGTTAACGGAGATTAAAGTCAATCTCATTCCGCCTGAGTCCCAGGGGTCAAAACTCAAATCAAAAGACGATTTACCCTCTCAAAGCTATCAAGTTCAAGCCAAATTAGAGTTGAATTTGGCAGCGATTGAGAGGCTAAAGAAACGAGCAGGACGATTCGTTTTAGCAACTAACGATTTGGAGAAACAACGATTGAGCAGTGAGGATATACTCAAAAAATATAAAGGGCAACAAGCTCCGGAAAGAGGATTTTCTTTTCTCAAAGACCCCTGCTTTTTTGCCCACAGTGTCTTTCTCAAATCTCCCCATAGAATCGAGGTCATGGCCATGCTCATGGGCTTGTGCCTGCTGGTTTATACTATTGGTCAAAGACAACTTCGTTTAAGTTTAAAACAGCAGGAGACGGGACTGAAAAATCCGTTGGGTAAGTTAACTGACCGACCGACGTTACGCTGGATATTTCAGTGCTTTCAAGGGATTCATCTCGTCCGTATTCAAGACAATCAAAAGATTAGCAACTTAACGGATGAGAGGCGCAACATTTTGAGATTTTTTCCCAAACCTTGCCAAGAATATTATCTCTTATCTTGA
- a CDS encoding iron-sulfur cluster assembly accessory protein — protein sequence MTQATQIQGKGILLSEAALKHLTMLKEQQGKDLCLRVGVRQGGCSGMSYMMDFEHPSNIGPQDEVFDYDGFKIVSDKKSLLYLYGLMLDYSNAMIGGGFQFTNPNASQTCGCGKSFGV from the coding sequence ATGACACAAGCTACTCAGATTCAAGGAAAAGGAATTTTACTCAGTGAGGCTGCCCTCAAACACCTTACCATGCTCAAAGAGCAACAGGGCAAGGATTTATGTCTGCGCGTGGGTGTGCGTCAAGGTGGTTGTTCGGGAATGTCCTATATGATGGATTTTGAGCATCCTAGCAATATTGGCCCCCAAGATGAGGTTTTCGATTACGATGGCTTCAAAATTGTCTCTGATAAAAAAAGTCTGCTCTATCTCTACGGTCTCATGTTAGATTACAGCAACGCGATGATCGGCGGTGGGTTCCAATTCACTAATCCCAACGCCAGTCAAACCTGTGGCTGTGGTAAGTCTTTTGGCGTTTAA
- a CDS encoding phage holin family protein — protein sequence MLSFFLRWLITAVSLLITARIVPGIEIKDFTVALIAAVALGLINAIIRPLLILFTLPLTILTLGLFIFVVNAISFSLASYFIRGFEVKSFFAALFGSIVVSIISGVLNGIFVD from the coding sequence ATGTTATCTTTTTTCCTCCGTTGGTTGATTACCGCCGTCTCTTTATTGATTACAGCGCGAATAGTACCCGGTATAGAAATTAAAGATTTTACCGTGGCTTTGATAGCTGCTGTCGCTTTGGGTTTAATTAATGCTATTATTAGACCCCTGTTGATTCTTTTTACCCTGCCTTTAACTATTTTGACCCTAGGGTTATTTATTTTTGTGGTTAATGCCATTTCCTTTTCTTTAGCCTCCTATTTTATCCGTGGCTTTGAGGTAAAATCATTTTTTGCTGCTTTATTCGGTTCGATCGTGGTTTCGATCATTTCAGGAGTTTTAAATGGCATTTTCGTTGACTAA
- a CDS encoding TRAFAC clade GTPase domain-containing protein, whose translation MTNNQENLSQENKIYTVLSIGQRGAGKTVFLAASYQTFKNQATSGNPANIVFRYQEEESEEDIEKILNYVARTGQYPPATLKISNFDFSLEKKSGDQSDKIATIRWWDIPGESCQIYNLAFVNMALQANACLLFLEAASLLNDSDKHNNYPRIFQTLIEIINHNKTRFNLGIIISKCDLVVSDQKSWQNLQFKVQELEQKLREQKVNHRFFYSTVLIDSQQGTLQANQALDSLSWLLSQIDQQLVNFS comes from the coding sequence ATGACTAACAATCAGGAAAATCTTAGCCAAGAAAACAAAATTTATACAGTTCTCAGTATCGGTCAAAGAGGAGCAGGAAAAACAGTTTTCCTAGCGGCATCTTATCAGACTTTCAAAAATCAAGCAACTTCGGGAAATCCGGCTAATATTGTCTTCAGATATCAAGAGGAAGAAAGCGAAGAAGATATTGAAAAAATTCTCAATTATGTCGCTAGAACAGGTCAATATCCCCCCGCCACTTTAAAAATCAGTAACTTTGATTTTAGTTTAGAGAAAAAAAGCGGTGATCAATCGGATAAAATAGCGACAATTCGCTGGTGGGATATACCGGGAGAAAGTTGTCAAATCTATAATTTAGCCTTTGTCAATATGGCTTTACAGGCTAATGCTTGTTTACTGTTTTTAGAAGCAGCAAGTTTATTAAATGATTCAGACAAGCATAATAATTACCCGAGAATTTTTCAAACCTTGATCGAGATAATTAACCATAATAAAACTAGGTTTAATTTAGGCATTATTATCAGCAAATGCGATCTAGTTGTCTCTGACCAAAAAAGCTGGCAAAACCTACAATTCAAAGTCCAAGAATTAGAGCAAAAACTGCGAGAGCAAAAAGTTAATCACCGTTTTTTTTACTCAACAGTTTTAATTGATTCCCAGCAAGGCACACTGCAAGCAAATCAAGCTTTGGACTCCCTATCTTGGTTATTGTCTCAAATCGATCAACAACTGGTAAACTTTTCCTAA